The genomic DNA TATATGTCTTAATAATATAAGATATATGAGCTTTTAGTTTATATATAAAAAAGAAAGCGAGGGGTGTTACATGAAACATTTATATGAAGAAGTTGCATACTTAAAAGGCCTAGCAGAAGGACTAGAAATAAGTGCTGAAAGTAAAGAAGGGAAAATGATACATAAAATAGTTGATGCATTAGAAGTATTTGCAGATGCTATTGTAACATTGGATGAAGAACAAGAAGAACTTCAAGATTTTGTTGAATCTATAGATGAAGATTTAGCAGATTTAGAAGAAGATATTGCTGACATGGAAGAAGATCTTTATGAAGAAGATGACGATGAGGATGATGAGGACTTCAGCTATATAGAAATGGAATGCCCAAATTGTGGAGAGTTAGTAGAAATAGACGAAGATTTGTTATATGATGATGAAGTAGATGTTGTTTGTCCTGATTGTAAGGCTGTGATATTATCATCAGAAGATGATTGTGATGATGATTGTACATGTGGTGGTTGTTCAAGTTATGATGATAGAGAGTAAAAATTCATAAGAATTAAAACTGCCTATGATGCCTATGAGATATTTTGCTTCATAGGTAGTTTTATTTTTATGAGGAAGGGTATTATGTATTTTGGTTTTGCAATACTTGGACAAAAATAGTACACTAGAATTTATAGAATAGGATTTTGGAGGGATGTAAATATGAAAATAAGTAAAAAATTACTAGATAATATACAAAGATTTGAAAATGTTATAAATTATAAATTTAAAAATAAAGAATATATACTAGAAGCTCTTACTCATAGTTCATATTCTAATGAAAATAAAAAATATAATTTTAACGAAAGATTGGAATTTTTAGGGGATTCGGTTTTAGGCATAGTGATAAGTGATTATTTATTTAATGAAGAAGCTAATCTGCCCGAAGGGGAACTAACTAAACTTAGAGCAAATATAGTCTGTGAAGATTCATTAAGTGAAGTAGCTAATGATATAAATTTAGGTATTCACATGTTATTAGGTAGAGGAGAAGAAGCAACAGGAGGAAGACATAGGACTTCAATATTAGCAGACGCATTTGAAGCTGTAATAGCTGCTATATATCTTGATGGAGGTTTTGAAAGTGCAAGACAGTTTATACTTCATCATATGGAAAATATAATTTATGATTCAAGAAAAGGAAATATATTTAGAGACTACAAAACGCATCTTCAAGAGGTGTTACAAGGGAATGGAGAAAATAATATCTGGTACAGGCTTATAGAAGAAAAAGGACCAGACCATAATAAAAGATTTGTAATGGAAGTTGGAATTAATGACGATGTACTTGGTATAGGAGAAGGCAAGAGTAAAAAAGAAGCTGAACAGTTAGCTGCTAAAATAGCTTTAAAGAAAAAATTATGGGAAAAATAAATATAATATGTAAAAATATAAAAAGAAATATTTATATTAGAAGGATGTTGTAGATGAAAAAGAGAATTATACCTATATTTGTTCCTCACAAAGGATGTCCTCATGATTGCATATTTTGTAATCAAAAAAAAATAACAGGTGTGAGTACTGATGTTACTAGTGAAGATGCAAGAAATATAATTGAGGAATGTTTAGAGACTATAGATAAAGATGCAGATGTAGAAATAGCATTTTTTGGTGGTAGCTTTACTGCTATAGATATTGATATACAAAAAAGTTTATTATCAGTTGCTAAAGAATATGTAGAAAAAGGTCTTGTAAAAGATATTAGAATGTCTACAAGACCAGATTGTATTGATGAAGATATATTAAGTATGTTAAAAGAATATAAGACAAGTATAATTGAACTAGGAGTACAATCCTTAGATGAAAAAGTATTATTAGATAGTATAAGAGGTCATCAATCTGAAATTGTATACAAGAGTTCAAAGATGATAAAAAATAGTGGAATCAAACTTGGATTACAGATGATGATTGGTCTTCCAGCTGACACAGAAGAAAAGTGTATATTTACAGCAAAAAAATTTGTAGAGCTAAAACCAGATTGTGTTAGAGTCTATCCAACTTTGGTAGTAAAAGATACAGGTCTTGAAAAGTTAATGGAACAAAATAAATATAATCCATTTACTCTTGAAGAGAGTGTAAATATAGTAAAAAAAGTTCTTGTACTGTTTTATGTTAATAATATCAATGTAATAAGAGTTGGGCTTCAAGCTACTGATGATATACAAATTGGAAAAGCTGTTTTAGCAGGACCATATCATCCTGCATTTAGAGAGTTGGTAGAAGCAGATATGATAAAAGATTATTTAGAATTTGTTATTTTTCAAAATAAAAATATAAAGCAAATGTTGGTCAAATCTAATAAAAAGAATATTTCTAAAATCATAGGAAATAAAAAAACAAATGTTAAATATATGGAAGAAAAATTTGGTGTGCTTTTAAAAACACAAGAATCAGATTTAGATATAAATCAATTAGAAATTGTGTTAGATGGGAAAAGTTTAATTAGTGCTAATATGAGAGACATTCATAGAAAATTGTATGACATTTATGACCTTTAGTTTTAATAATGAAGGGAGAGAAAAGATTTGTATTTAAAAAGACTAGAGTTAAAGGGATTTAAATCCTTTCCAGTAAAAACAGATATTATTTTTAAAGAAGGAATAACAGCCATAGTAGGACCAAATGGGAGTGGAAAAAGTAATATATCTGATGCTGTAAGATGGGTATTAGGAGAACAGAGTATTAAGAGTCTTAGAGGGGATAAACTCGAAGATGTAATATTTGCAGGTACAGATACAAAAAAACCTATGAATTATTGTGAAGTGGCTCTTACTATTGATAATTCTGAAAATCAATTGGAATTAGATTTTACAGAAGTAACTATAAGAAGAAGGGCTTATAGAAATGGTGAAAGTGAATTTTTTCTAAATAATAAAAGTTGTAGATTAAAAGATATAAAAGAAGTCTTTTTAGATACTGGTATTGGAAAAGATGGTTATTCAATCATAGAACAAGGAAAAGTAGATGAAATATTAAGTAATAATCCTTTAAGCAGAAGAAAAGTTTTTGATGAAGCTTGTGGCATATCAAAATATAGATATAAAAAACAGGAAGCAGAAAGGAATTTAAGTAATACAAAGGAAAATTTAGAAAGAATAGATGATGTATATATAGAAATTGAAAATCAATTAAAGCCTCTTTTTAATCAACAGACAAAGGCAAAAAAGTACTTGGAAATAAGTGAAAAATTAAAGACACTTGAAGTAAATAGCTTTATAAGAGAAATTGAAGGAATAGAAAAAGAATTAAGTGAGGTTAATGAACATCGTAATGTTATTGAAAAGGAGCTCAATGAAAAAGAAGAACAAAAAAATGTTGTAGAGAAAAAGCAAGAAGATATTAATAAAGAGGTAGAGGTATTACAAGATGTAATTGAAAAATCTGTAGATTATATAAATTCAATTAAAGGAGTTATATCAAAAAAAGAATCCCAAATAAATTTAATTAAGGAAAGAATAAGAAATTTTACGAATGAAATTAGTAGAAAAAATTTAGAAATAAAGGATATAAAAGAGAAGCTAAATGAAAATAAGCAATACATAAAAGAATTAGAAAGCAATAAATTATCAGGTAGTGAAGAACTATCTACCTTGCAGGAAAATATAAAAGTATTGGAAGGAAGTAAAGATAAACAAAAAATTAAGTTAGAATCCCTAAATAATGAGATAGAATTATTGAAAGAAAGTATAATTGATATATTAAATAAGAAACAAGAGTTTAGTAATAAGCTGTCTACTTTAAACGCAAATAAAGAAAATATGAATATCAGAGATGAAAATATAAATTCAGAGATAACAGAGTTAAACAAAAATATTGAAATAAAATCATCTGAATTAGATACTATAAATAAAGAATTTAATATGCAAAATGAAAATTTAAAGAATGTAAATAATAGACATAAAGAATTATCAATTAATTTGCAGGATTCAATTAGTGAACACAATAAACTAGAAGATGAAATACAGAAAAGTAAATATAATTTAAATGGATATAATTCAAAGTTAAATGTCTATATAGATATGGAAAATCATTATGAAGGATTTAATAGAGGAGTAAAAGAAGTACTAAAAAATAAAAATTTAAAAGGAGTTCATGGAGCATTAGGACAGATTATAAATGTACCTGAAAAGTATGAGAAATCTATAGAAGCAGCTCTTGGTGCTTATATGCAAAATATAATAACTGATAATGAGTTTAGTGCTAAGTCTGCAATAAACTATCTAAAACAGAATAATTTAGGTAGAGTAACATTTCTTCCATTAAATATAATTAAATCAAATAAAATAAGTCTAGGAAATTTAAAAGCAAATACTAAGTTCATAGGAATAGCAAGTGATTTAATTACATTTGATGAAAAGTATAGAAATATAATTGAAAATATACTTGGAAGAACAATACTTATAAATAATATAGATGAGGGCATAAAATTTGCAAAAGAAACTGGTCATAGGTTTAAAATAGTAACTTTAGATGGTGAAATCTTAAATCCAGGAGGTTCTTTGACTGGGGGAAGTCTAAAAACTAATGGGAATATACTATCGAGAAAAAGATACATTAATGAATATACAGAAAAGATAAGTAATATCAAGAATGAAATTTCACATCTAGAATTAAAAAGAGAATCTTTAGACAAAGATGTGAAAAATATCAAAAATGAAATTGATTCACATGAAAGTAAAATAAAAGATTTAGAAAAAAGTATAATAATAAAAAGTACAAGTATAAAGAATGTTGAGTCTGAAATTGAATCGTTAAAAGGTAGTATTACTAAATTAGAAAATGAGAAGAATGATTTAAATTCTAACCTAAATTATACACTTGAAAAAAGTGATGATGTTAGAAAAGATATGGAAGAGTTAGATGATTTATACAATAAAAATAAAGAAAAAATTGATGCATTGAATGAGGAAATAAAAAGATACAATGATTTATATGATAAAGAAAAATCTGAATTTGATGAATTGAACTTAAGTTTAGTGAAGAAAACAGAAGTTTACAATAGTATAGTTAGAGATATAAAAAGAATATCTGGTGAAAATTGTGAGCTAGAAGAAAAAAATAAACAATTAGAAGAGTCATTAAATTATGAAGAACATGAAATAATTAAATTACAAGATTCTATACTCACTGAAGAAAAAGAAAAAGAAAATTTAACAAAACAACTAGGGGATAGTAATAGAAATCTTGAAACTAGAAAAATAGCAAAAGATGATTTAAAAAATAGTTTTGATGAAATTAATAAAGAATTAAAAACTATAGATAGACAGCATATAGAACTTAAAGAAAGTTTATTTAAAGTTGGTGGAAGATTAGAAAGATTAAAAACTAGTCAAGACACATATATAAATAAGTTGTTTGAGCAATATGATATGACCTTAGTACAAGCATTGGAAATTAAAGATGAAGATTTGGATATAGATAGAAAATTCTTAGAAAGTCTAAAGAGAGAAATAAGAAGTCTTGGAAATATAAATATAGACTCTATAAAGGAATATGAGGAAATAAAAGAAAGATACGATTTTTATAGCGAACAAAAGCAAGATTTAGAAGAGTCTATGGAAGAGATAGAAAAACTTATACATACTTTAGAAGAAAATATGAAATCTGAATTTGAAATTAAGTTTGAAGAAATAAGTAAAAATTTTAAATATGTATATAAGAGATTATTTGGTGGAGGTTGTGGAGAATTAACTATTTTAGATAAAGAAAATTTATTAGAAAGTGATATACTAATAACAGCTCAACCCCCAGGTAAAAAAATGAAAAATTTAAACCTATTATCTGGTGGAGAGAAAGCTTTAACGGCAATAAGTATATTATTTGCTATATTGATTACAAAGCCAACACCATTTTGTATATTAGATGAGATTGAAGCGCCACTTGATGACGCAAATATATTTAGATTTGGAGAATTTTTGAAGGATTTATCTAAAGAGACTCAATTTATATCAGTAACTCATAGGAGAGGAACTATGGAAGCTGCTGATTATATCTACGGAGTTACAATGCAAGAAAAAGCCATTTCAAAAGTTATTAGTTTAAAATTAAAAGAAGCTCAGGAAATAACAGATATTATATAACTTAGATTGACATAGGAGGAATAACAGTGTTAAAAAAATTATTTGGTTTTGGAAAAGACAAGGAAAAGGAAATAGAAAAAAAAGATGCTGAAGAAGAAATAGAAGTTGAAGACAGTGTTGATAATTTAGAAAACTTGGAAGAAACTATTTTTTCAGGATTTGAAGAAGAAGTGATAGATAAAGTGGAAGATGTTGAAGAAAAAAATGAGGAAAGTGTCAATAATGAAGGCACTGAAGAAATCGAAAACTTTGAAAAAATAGAAGTTGAGATGGATAGTAATGGAAAAGAGGTAGAAAATATTTCAAATAATGATTCTCAAGAAGAGATAGTCGAAGAATTAGAAAATTATGATGAAATTGAGTCTAAAGAGATAGAAGATAAAGAAGATAAGAAAGTTAACTTGTTTGAAAGACTAAAACAAGGATTGACAAAAGCAAAGCAAGGAATAACTGATAGAATAGATGAAGTTTTAAAATCATATACAAAGATAGATGAAGAATTACTTGAAGATTTAGAGGAAATTTTAATAACAGCAGATGTTGGTGTAAATACAACTATGGATATAATTGAAAGACTAAGAGATAAAATAAAGCAAAAAGGTATTACTGAACCAATAAAGGTAAGAGAAGAACTTAAATCTATAGTTGAAGATATTCTTACAAATGAAAACTCTACACTAGATATAGAACCAGCACCATGTATAATATTAATGGTGGGTGTAAATGGGGTCGGTAAGACTACTACAATAGGTAAACTAGCAAATAGATACAAAAAAGATGGTAAAAAAGTTTTATTAGCAGCAGCAGATACATTTAGAGCAGCAGCAACAGAGCAATTAGAAATTTGGGCAAATAGAACCAATGTAGACATAATAAAACATCAAGAGGGAGCAGACCCTGGAGCTGTAGTATTTGATGCTATAAAAGCTGCAAAAGCTAGAAAAACAGATGTATTAATATGTGATACAGCAGGAAGATTACACAATAAGGCTAATCTTATGAATGAACTTGGAAAAGTATTTAAAATAGTAGATAGAGAATTTCCAGAAGCAAAACGTGAAGTACTTCTTGTGGTGGATGCTACAACAGGTCAAAATGCAGTTGTTCAAGCAAAGACATTTAAAGAAGTTGCAGATATAACAGGTATAGTACTTACAAAACTTGATGGAACTGCAAAAGGTGGAGTAGTCCTTGCAGTAAAATCAGAAGTAGATGTACCTGTAAAACTTATTGGAGTTGGAGAAAGTGTAGAAGACCTACAAGATTTCAATGCAAAATCATTTTCAGATGCATTATTTGGTAACTAATGTTCTTTTAAAAATAATGGTTGACAAGAGTGTTGTTATGATATAAAATACAATAGTGTAAAGTAAATAACCTTTACAGTATACTGCTAGGAAGTGTAAGATATGAATATAGAAAAAATGGTCGAAATTGGATTGTTATTTGAACAGTATAAAGAATTATTAACTGACAAGCAGAAAGAAATAGTTGCTCTATACTATGAAGAAGATTATTCTTTAGGTGAAATTAGTGAAAATCTGAATGTATCAAGACAAGGTGTTTATGATACCTTAAAGCGTTCAGAAAAAATACTAAGAGATTATGAAGAAAAGTTACACTTAGTATCAAAGATTCAAGAGCAGGAAAAAAATATTAAGATTATAAAAGATAAAATTATTGACATTAAAGAAGATTTATTGCACAATAAAGATTGTGCTAATTTAATCCCTAAGCTAGAAAATATAGAAGATGTATGTAGGGAGATGATAAAATGATATTTGAAGGATTGTCTGATAAACTACAAGGGGCATTTAGTAAGTTAAAATCTAAAGGAAAACTTACAGAAGTAGATGTAAAAAATGCTATGAGAGAAGTTAAACTTGCTCTTCTTGAGGCAGATGTTAACTTTAAAGTAGTTAAAGATTTCATAAAAAAAGTTCAAGAGAGATGTGTTGGGCAAGAAGTTATGCAAAGCTTAACTCCAGCTCAGCATGTAATCAAAATTGTAAATGAAGAGCTTACAAGTTTAATGGGAGATGTACAAAGTAAAGTAATGATTTCCTCAAAGCCTCCTACAATTTTAATGATGGTTGGATTGCAAGGTGCAGGTAAGACTACTACAGCAGGAAAACTTGGAGGATATTTTAAAAAGCAAGGTAAAAAACCTCTATTAGTAGCTTGTGATATTTATAGACCGGCAGCTATAAAGCAACTTCAAGTTGTTGGAGAAAAATTGGATATACCTGTATTCAATATGGGAGATAAAGAAAATCCAGTAAATATTGCGAAAGCAGGTTTAAGTCATGCGATTAAAAATGCTAATGATTTAGTTATTATAGATACAGCTGGTAGACTTCATATAGATGAAGTACTTATGGATGAGTTAAAGTCTATTAAATCAGAAGTTAAGCCACATGAGATACTTTTGGTTGTAGATTCTATGACAGGTCAAGATGCTGTAAATGTTGCAGAAAGCTTCAATGAGGCACTTGGTGTTGATGGAGTAGTATTAACTAAATTGGATGGAGATACTAGAGGTGGTGCTGCACTTTCAATAAGAGCAGTTACACAAAAGCCTATAAAATTTATGGGGATGGGAGAAAAGCTAGATGATATAGAACCTTTCCACCCAGATAGAATGGCATCAAGAATATTAGGTATGGGAGATGTCTTAAGTTTAATAGAAAAAGCACAAGAAAATATAGACTTAGAGAAAGCTAAAGAATTAGAGCAAAAAATTAAAAAACAAGAGCTTGATTTTGAAGATTTCTTACAACAAATGGAACAAATACAAAATATGGGACCTCTTGACAAGATACTTGGTATGATACCTGGTATGGGAAATGTAAAAGACCAACTTGGAGATGTAGATTTGAATGGCAAAGAAATGAAGAGAACAAAAGCCATAATTCAGTCAATGACTACATATGAGAGAAGAAACCCAGGAGTATTAAATGCTTCAAGAAAGAAAAGAATAGCTAAAGGCAGTGGAACTAGTGTACAAGATGTAAATAGACTTATAAAACAACTTAATGAAATGAAAAAAATGATGAAGATGTTTGCTGGTTCACAAAAGAGTATGAAGAAAAGGGGCGGCTTAGGCGGTTTACCTTTTTTTAAATAAAATATAAAAAAGTAAAAATTATTCGGAGGTGACTGTAATGGCAGTTAAAATAAGATTAAAAAGAATGGGAGCTAACAAAAAACCTTTCTACAGAATAGTAGTAGCTGATTCAAGAGCTCCAAGAGATGGAAAATTTATAGAAGAAATAGGATACTATAATCCAATTTCTGAACCTAAACAAGTAAGAATAAATGATGAAAAAGCTATAAAATGGTTAGCTACTGGTGCTCAGCCAACAGAAGTAGTTAAAAAATTACTTGTAAAAAACGGAGTAATAGAAAAATTCGAAGCTTCTAAACAAGCAAAATAATTTTTTCTTGGCAATTAGTTTAAGTAAGGGCTCATTGCTAAGGTTACTTTAGGAGATGAAATATATGAAAGAGCTAGTTGTAGATATAGCTAAGGCTCTAGTTGATAATCCTGACTCAGTTGTTGTTGAGGAATTTGAAGATAATGATGGTATCGTCTTAAAGCTTACAGTTGCTCAAGAGGATATGGGTAAGGTTATTGGGAAGCAGGGAAGAATAGCTAAAGCTATAAGAACTGTCGTAAGATCTGTTGCAAATAGAGAAAATATAAAAGTTTCTCTTGAGATAGTATAAAATAGGAGGATTAGGTATAATGCCTAGTCCTTTTTATATAAATGCGTAGTTTAAGATTTTATGATGATATGACCACATAAGATTAAATTTTTTAAGAAGGTGATAACATGAAAGAAAAATTAACTCATTTTAAGGTAGGTCAAATAGTAAATACACAAGGTTTAAAAGGTGAAGTAAGAGTTTATCCGCTTACTGATGATATAGAGAGGTTTGATGAATTAAAAGATTTCTATCTGGGAAAAGATTTAAATAATAAATTGGCTGTTGAAAAAGTAAGATACAAAGGTTCTATGGTTATAATGAAGATAAAAGGCATAGACAGCATAGAGAAAGCAGAAAAACTAAAAAATAAATTTATGTATGTAGCTAGAGAAGATAGCAGAGAGCTTGAAGAAGGCGAATTTTTTATAGCAGATATGATTGGAATGGAAGTTTTAACTGTAGATGGAAAATATGTAGGGATACTAGAAGATGTTCTTCAATACTCAGCAAATGATGTCTATGTAGTAAAAGGTGAGGAAGATAAAGAATTTATGATACCAGCTATAAAAAAATTTGTACCTACAATAGATATTGATGAAAGAAAAATGATTATAGACCCTATTAAGGGAATGATAGATTAGGTGGTAATATGAGATTTCATATAATGACACTTTTTCCAGAAATATTTAATTCGTACATGGATGAAAGTATAATGAAGAGAGCAGTTGAAAAAGGTATAATTGAGGTTCATATATATAATATAAGAGATTTTTCTAATAATAAACATAAAAAAGTAGATGATTATCCATTTGGAGGAGGAGCGGGGATGGTAATGACTCCTCAACCTATATATGACACATATAAGCATATAATAACAACTCATAATATAAATAACCCAAGTGTAATTTATCTTACTCCAAAAGGTAAGGTATACAATCAATCTATGGCAAAGCAGATGTCTTTAAAAGAAGATATAATACTACTATGTGGTCATTATGAAGGAATAGATGAGAGAATCATTGATTTAATAGTTACTGATGAAATTTCAATTGGAGATTATGTATTAACTGGGGGAGAGCTCCCAGCACTTATAATGATAGATTCTATATCGAGATTAATACCAGGTGTATTAAACCAAGAAGAATCATTTGAAGAAGAATCATTTAAAGATAACTTATTGGAATATCCTCATTACACTAGACCTAGAGATTTTGAAGGATTAAAAGTACCAGAAGTGCTTTTATCAGGGAATCATAAGAAGATAGATGAGTGGAGAAGAGAAGAATCTATAAGGATAACCAAAGAAAGACGATTTGATTTATATAAAAAATCTAATGAAAAATAAAAATCTAATGAAAAATTAATATATATGTATACAATAAAGTACCTATAAATGGAATTAAAAACATAAAAGTGCTTGTAATAACTATTGAAGTATAGTATAATATAAAATGTTGAAAATACGGGCGTTCCTCTGTTTACACTGGTCGGGTAGTTAAGAACGTCTATGATATCTAGGAGGAAGAAAGATGAATGAAATGCTAAGAGCAATTGAGCAAGAACAATTAAAAAATGAAGTTCCTAATTTTGGACCTGGGGACACAGTTAAAGTACACGTTAGAATTATAGAAGGAAAAAGAGAAAGAATACAAGTATTCGAAGGTGTAGTATTAAAGAGACAAGGTGGAGGAGCAAGAGAAACTTTCACAGTTAGAAAAATGTCTTTCAATGTTGGTGTAGAAAGAACTTTCCCAGTTCACTCTCCAAAAATAGAAAAAATAGAAGTTACTAGAAAAGGTAAAGTAAGAAGAGCTAAACTAAACTACTTAAGAGGTAGAGTAGGTAAAGCTGCTAAGATAAAAGAAGCTAGAAATAAATAATTAAAAACTTTACTTATAAATGGGGGGCTGATTTATCAGTCCTCTTTCTATTTTAATGAAAATTACATCAAAA from Clostridioides difficile ATCC 9689 = DSM 1296 includes the following:
- the rplS gene encoding 50S ribosomal protein L19 — its product is MNEMLRAIEQEQLKNEVPNFGPGDTVKVHVRIIEGKRERIQVFEGVVLKRQGGGARETFTVRKMSFNVGVERTFPVHSPKIEKIEVTRKGKVRRAKLNYLRGRVGKAAKIKEARNK
- the trmD gene encoding tRNA (guanosine(37)-N1)-methyltransferase TrmD, with the protein product MRFHIMTLFPEIFNSYMDESIMKRAVEKGIIEVHIYNIRDFSNNKHKKVDDYPFGGGAGMVMTPQPIYDTYKHIITTHNINNPSVIYLTPKGKVYNQSMAKQMSLKEDIILLCGHYEGIDERIIDLIVTDEISIGDYVLTGGELPALIMIDSISRLIPGVLNQEESFEEESFKDNLLEYPHYTRPRDFEGLKVPEVLLSGNHKKIDEWRREESIRITKERRFDLYKKSNEK